The proteins below are encoded in one region of Amycolatopsis magusensis:
- a CDS encoding YhjD/YihY/BrkB family envelope integrity protein: MHTLPARLRARHRWIDHIFRAVDRYIGYHGYHYVASITYFSVLSVVPMLMVAFSVAGYVLAGQPQLLQELSDGILRVVPGPLGQGVGELLGKLIEQRTSVGVFGLLIGLYSGWNWINSLRDALTAMWDQDRTDPPFFLMIVKDFLALLSLVAAMIVSFALTVIGGAFGDWFLRLTGLDHTGWGPGLLGVGTVVLALVADALVFLWVLVKLPRQPVGTRSAVRGAIAAAIGFEVLKQAGGIYLRLVSSSPTGAAFGSIIGVLVFISLVSRMLVFLTAWTATARDAPVTVRPPEPVVIRPVLPPRRHTASALPAAAGVLTGVLATLGVQRHRQRRRGRRNLG, from the coding sequence GTGCACACTCTCCCCGCGCGGCTCCGGGCCCGTCATCGGTGGATCGACCACATCTTCCGTGCGGTCGACCGGTACATCGGTTACCACGGCTACCACTACGTCGCTTCGATCACGTATTTCAGCGTGCTGTCCGTGGTGCCCATGCTGATGGTGGCGTTCTCGGTGGCCGGGTACGTGCTGGCCGGGCAGCCGCAACTGCTGCAGGAACTGTCCGACGGCATCCTGCGCGTGGTGCCCGGCCCGCTCGGGCAGGGCGTCGGCGAACTGCTCGGCAAGCTGATCGAGCAGCGGACCTCGGTCGGCGTGTTCGGCCTGCTGATCGGGCTGTACTCCGGCTGGAACTGGATCAACTCGCTGCGTGACGCGCTCACCGCGATGTGGGACCAGGACCGCACCGACCCGCCGTTCTTCCTGATGATCGTCAAGGACTTCCTGGCACTGCTGAGCCTGGTCGCGGCGATGATCGTCTCGTTCGCGCTGACCGTCATCGGCGGCGCGTTCGGCGACTGGTTCCTGCGGCTGACCGGCCTGGACCACACCGGCTGGGGGCCGGGGCTGCTGGGCGTCGGCACGGTGGTGCTGGCGCTGGTCGCCGACGCGCTGGTGTTCCTCTGGGTGCTGGTGAAGCTGCCGCGGCAGCCGGTGGGCACGCGCAGCGCGGTGCGTGGGGCGATCGCCGCGGCGATCGGGTTCGAGGTGCTCAAGCAGGCCGGTGGCATCTACCTGCGGCTGGTCAGCAGTTCACCGACCGGCGCCGCCTTCGGCTCGATCATCGGTGTGCTGGTGTTCATCTCGCTGGTCTCGCGGATGCTCGTGTTCCTCACCGCGTGGACGGCCACCGCCCGCGACGCCCCGGTCACCGTGCGCCCGCCCGAACCGGTGGTGATCCGGCCGGTGCTGCCACCCCGCAGGCACACCGCTTCGGCGCTGCCCGCCGCCGCCGGCGTGCTCACCGGTGTGCTCGCCACCCTGGGCGTCCAGCGGCACCGGCAGCGTCGGCGGGGCCGCCGAAATCTCGGCTAG
- a CDS encoding GAF and ANTAR domain-containing protein produces the protein MDTVEQSLRHLDEVTGALEDLATALGEANEMGPVLQAVCEQVIRVVPGADVASITLRSGDGYQTAAATDERANEIDGKQYEQDDGPCLRAIKTGKVVRVEVETAVRLWPEFSEVAHKLGVASYLASPLAVDSDLVGAINLFGFGKHGFRELDEKYLELYTVMVETTVRGTRRYLQAREHVTQLRQAMESRAVIEQAKGILMAARGLSADAAFQVLVERSQRENVKLHTIAQRFVAEMSAETA, from the coding sequence ATGGACACTGTGGAGCAGTCCTTGAGACACCTCGACGAGGTCACCGGGGCACTGGAGGATCTGGCTACCGCACTGGGCGAAGCCAACGAGATGGGCCCGGTCCTGCAGGCCGTGTGCGAGCAGGTGATCCGGGTGGTGCCCGGAGCCGATGTAGCCAGCATCACCCTGCGGTCGGGTGACGGGTACCAGACCGCCGCCGCCACCGACGAGCGAGCCAACGAGATCGACGGCAAGCAGTACGAGCAGGACGACGGCCCCTGCCTGCGGGCCATCAAGACCGGCAAGGTGGTGCGGGTCGAGGTCGAAACGGCCGTGCGCCTGTGGCCGGAGTTCTCCGAGGTGGCCCACAAGCTGGGCGTGGCCAGCTACCTGGCCTCGCCGCTGGCCGTGGATTCGGACCTCGTCGGCGCGATCAACCTCTTCGGCTTCGGCAAGCACGGGTTCCGCGAACTCGACGAGAAGTACCTGGAGCTCTACACCGTCATGGTGGAGACCACGGTGCGCGGCACGCGCCGCTACCTCCAGGCCCGCGAGCACGTCACCCAGCTGCGCCAGGCGATGGAGTCCCGCGCGGTGATCGAGCAGGCCAAGGGCATCCTGATGGCGGCACGGGGGCTCAGCGCCGACGCGGCCTTCCAGGTGCTGGTGGAGCGCTCGCAGCGGGAGAACGTCAAACTGCACACCATCGCGCAGCGGTTCGTCGCCGAGATGTCGGCCGAAACCGCCTGA
- a CDS encoding ATP-binding protein: MREYQGAYRDALPADPAALAPARHALRAWLTGGGLSEDDVQDVLIAAGEACANAIEHGYRGSSEDKVLLHAVFEAGRLEITISDRGTWRPPPADRGSRGHGRLIMEQLMDKVTIEGTGTGTTVRLVKDLPTA, from the coding sequence GTGCGGGAATACCAGGGGGCGTACCGCGACGCCCTGCCCGCCGACCCGGCGGCACTGGCTCCGGCCAGGCACGCGCTGCGTGCCTGGCTCACCGGCGGCGGACTGTCCGAGGACGACGTCCAGGACGTGCTGATCGCCGCCGGTGAAGCCTGCGCCAACGCCATCGAACACGGCTACCGCGGCTCCAGCGAGGACAAGGTGCTGCTGCACGCGGTCTTCGAGGCGGGAAGGCTGGAGATCACCATCAGCGACCGCGGCACCTGGCGGCCCCCGCCGGCGGATCGCGGCAGCCGCGGGCACGGCAGGCTGATCATGGAACAGCTGATGGACAAGGTCACCATCGAAGGCACCGGGACCGGGACCACGGTCCGGCTGGTCAAGGACCTGCCGACCGCCTGA
- a CDS encoding glycoside hydrolase family 76 protein: MSRSLPGAVVSAAALLILVPVPAQAEPTEQAAPAAVICNQHCEPRDPALAPQPRQSVTANLAGRRYTLYFDDSTAMGWAAVSAGAAGDEVWLDRSFDGGSTWASGSRLGATKTPAGATGWRTLMYNVDDWANRGVGALRACGKPAGQTGVTCTAWARTTWNAWDRRTAAATALMQFYDNGTGLFRTTGWWNAANALNGIIDGIRVSGMTSYRYAIANTYDRNRSAHDGEFRNEYLDDTGWWGLAWVAAYDLTGDSRYLTTARIDAEHMAAYWDGVCGGGVWWRTDRPVKNAITNSLYIQLNAALHNRIPGDTVFRQRASAGWAWFSASGMINSSNLVNDGLTSTCVNDGKPVWSYNQGVLVAGLTELNRATGDPALLTRARQLANASTTDGTLNPGGILRDPCEPASCAADGPSFKGAYTRGLGKLNNALPDRPYTTYLRRQADSAYAHNRTALDTYGLRWAGPFDVADAARQHSVVDLLNATP; this comes from the coding sequence ATGTCGAGATCACTGCCGGGTGCCGTCGTGTCCGCGGCCGCCCTGCTCATCCTGGTTCCCGTCCCGGCCCAGGCCGAACCGACCGAACAAGCCGCGCCGGCGGCCGTCATCTGCAACCAGCACTGCGAACCCCGCGATCCGGCACTCGCGCCCCAACCCCGGCAGTCGGTGACCGCGAACCTCGCGGGCCGCCGGTACACGCTGTACTTCGACGACTCCACCGCGATGGGCTGGGCCGCGGTGTCCGCGGGTGCGGCCGGCGACGAGGTGTGGCTCGACCGCTCCTTCGACGGCGGCAGCACCTGGGCCTCGGGCAGCAGGCTCGGCGCCACGAAGACCCCCGCCGGGGCCACCGGCTGGCGCACGCTGATGTACAACGTGGACGACTGGGCCAACCGGGGTGTCGGCGCGCTGCGTGCCTGCGGCAAACCGGCCGGGCAGACCGGCGTCACCTGCACCGCCTGGGCCCGGACCACCTGGAACGCCTGGGATCGGCGGACCGCCGCGGCCACCGCGCTCATGCAGTTCTACGACAACGGCACCGGCCTCTTCCGCACCACCGGCTGGTGGAACGCGGCGAACGCGCTCAACGGCATCATCGACGGCATCCGGGTTTCCGGGATGACCAGCTACCGGTACGCCATCGCCAACACCTACGACCGCAACCGCTCCGCCCACGACGGTGAGTTCCGCAACGAGTACCTCGACGACACCGGCTGGTGGGGGCTCGCCTGGGTGGCGGCCTACGACCTGACCGGCGACAGCCGCTACCTGACCACCGCGCGGATCGACGCCGAGCACATGGCCGCGTACTGGGACGGTGTCTGCGGTGGCGGGGTGTGGTGGCGGACCGACCGGCCGGTGAAGAACGCCATCACCAACTCCCTCTACATCCAGCTCAACGCCGCCCTGCACAACCGGATCCCCGGCGACACGGTGTTCCGGCAGCGCGCGAGCGCGGGCTGGGCCTGGTTCAGCGCCAGCGGCATGATCAATTCGTCGAACCTGGTCAACGACGGGCTGACCAGTACCTGCGTCAACGACGGCAAGCCCGTCTGGTCCTACAACCAGGGCGTGCTGGTGGCCGGGCTGACCGAACTGAACCGTGCCACCGGGGACCCGGCGCTGCTGACCAGGGCCCGCCAGCTGGCCAACGCCTCCACCACCGACGGCACGCTGAACCCCGGCGGCATCCTGCGCGACCCGTGCGAACCGGCGAGCTGCGCCGCCGACGGGCCGAGCTTCAAGGGCGCCTACACCCGCGGGCTCGGCAAGCTCAACAACGCGCTGCCGGACCGTCCCTACACGACCTACCTGCGGCGGCAGGCCGATTCGGCGTACGCGCACAACCGGACCGCGCTGGACACCTACGGGCTGCGGTGGGCCGGGCCGTTCGACGTGGCCGACGCGGCCCGGCAGCACAGCGTGGTGGACCTGCTCAACGCCACCCCGTAA
- a CDS encoding MsnO8 family LLM class oxidoreductase: protein MTIPDRFSVLDRSPTPRGSTHAAALRDTVRFAVELERLGYHRFWVSEHHSVPGIAGSAPTVLAAAVAAATSRIRVGTGGVMLPNHQPLVVAEQFGVLEALNPGRIDMGLGRSVGFTGRIRRALGHDKADAERFPAQLEELLGYFTGDQEAHPSVHARPAEGLRVAPFVLATGAGADHAAAFGLPLVIAAIGGDDRMAETIARYRSRFRPSAWGASPYVVVSRAVAVAETTEQARDLLASEAWSSAYSRTRGEFPPLLPPAEVRELEMTDRQREYFEDSLRGQIYGTADEVAQALEKLAHLTAADEFLITTSGFDREQLLDSYRRLAALRAAP from the coding sequence GTGACCATTCCGGACCGCTTTTCGGTGCTCGACCGCTCGCCGACGCCGCGGGGATCGACGCACGCGGCGGCCCTGCGCGACACCGTGCGGTTCGCGGTCGAGCTGGAACGGCTGGGGTACCACCGCTTCTGGGTGTCCGAGCACCATTCGGTGCCGGGCATCGCGGGTTCGGCGCCGACCGTGCTGGCTGCCGCGGTCGCGGCCGCCACTTCACGCATCCGCGTCGGGACCGGCGGCGTGATGCTGCCCAACCACCAGCCGCTGGTCGTCGCCGAACAGTTCGGCGTGCTGGAAGCGCTGAACCCGGGCCGGATCGACATGGGACTCGGCCGTTCGGTGGGTTTCACCGGCCGCATCCGCCGCGCCCTCGGCCACGACAAGGCCGACGCCGAACGCTTCCCCGCGCAGTTGGAGGAGTTGCTCGGCTACTTCACCGGTGACCAGGAGGCGCACCCCTCCGTGCACGCCCGCCCTGCCGAAGGCCTACGGGTTGCGCCATTCGTGCTGGCGACCGGCGCCGGTGCCGACCACGCCGCGGCTTTCGGCCTGCCACTGGTGATCGCCGCGATCGGCGGTGACGACCGGATGGCGGAAACCATTGCCCGCTACCGTTCGCGCTTCCGCCCGAGTGCCTGGGGTGCGTCGCCCTACGTGGTGGTCAGCCGGGCGGTCGCGGTCGCGGAAACCACCGAGCAGGCACGGGATCTGCTGGCTTCGGAAGCGTGGTCGAGCGCCTACTCGCGCACCCGCGGCGAGTTCCCGCCGCTGCTGCCGCCCGCGGAAGTGCGTGAGCTGGAAATGACCGACCGGCAACGCGAATACTTCGAGGACTCGCTGCGCGGCCAGATCTACGGCACCGCCGACGAAGTGGCGCAGGCACTCGAAAAGCTCGCCCACCTCACCGCGGCGGACGAATTCCTGATCACCACCAGCGGTTTCGACCGCGAGCAGCTGCTGGACTCCTACCGCCGGCTGGCCGCGCTGCGGGCCGCCCCTTGA